From Peromyscus maniculatus bairdii isolate BWxNUB_F1_BW_parent chromosome 8, HU_Pman_BW_mat_3.1, whole genome shotgun sequence, a single genomic window includes:
- the LOC121831522 gene encoding uncharacterized protein LOC121831522, which produces MATLRPCKQLPLRSLANLSPRRPRALAAPLAATLWNSLVLPPSPAPPSPLPATATGFCAFPPDSPALGRTIRRNGHTARRHAEAGRVTQRLPVTPHCEYCLPTACQGRRWVYVPPPQAKGTSLVLLLHRESVVIAQLILV; this is translated from the exons ATGGCGACGCTCCGCCCCTGTAAACAGCTTCCGCTGCGGTCATTGGCCAACCTGTCTCCAAGGAGACCGCGGGCCCTTGCTGCTCCTCTGGCGGCAACTCTCTGGAACTCCCTCGTTCTGCCGCCCTCTCCCGCGCCACCCAGCCCCCTACCCGCCACCGCGACCGGGTTCTGCGCATTCCCGCCCGACAGCCCCGCGCTGGGTCGCACG ATCCGCAGAAACGGCCACACAGCTCGCAGACATGCCGAGGCGGGTAGGGTAACCCAGCGTCTCCCG gtCACACCACACTGTGAATACTGCTTACCTACTGCCTGCCAGGGGAGGAGGTGGGTCTATGTACCACCACCCCAGGCTAAGGGAACTTCCCTGGTGCTTTTGCTTCATCGAGAAAGTGTGGTTATTGCTCAACTTATACTGGTGTAA
- the Foxj1 gene encoding forkhead box protein J1 — MAENWLRLCGAGPGEEAGPEGGMEEPDALDDSLTSLQWLQEFSILNAKAPTLPPGGTDPHGYYQVPGSVAPGSPLAADPACLGQPHTPGKPTSSCTSRSAPPGLQAPPPDDVDYATNPHVKPPYSYATLICMAMQASKATKITLSAIYKWITDNFCYFRHADPTWQNSIRHNLSLNKCFIKVPREKDEPGKGGFWRIDPQYAERLLSGAFKKRRLPPVHIHPAFARQASQEPSSAPWGGPLTVNTEAQQLLREFEEATGEGGWGTGEGRLGHKRKQPLPKRVAKVLRPPSTLLLTQEEQGELEPLKGNFDWEAIFEAGTLGEELSSLEALELSPPLSPASHGDVDLTVHGRHIDCPATWGPPGEQAADSLDFDETFLATSFLQHPWDEGGSGCLPPEPLFEAGDATLAADLQDWASVGAFL; from the exons ATGGCGGAGAACTGGCTGCGCCTCTGCGGAGCAGGGCCCGGGGAGGAGGCCGGGCCCGAGGGCGGCATGGAGGAGCCGGACGCCCTGGATGACAGCCTGACCAGCCTGCAGTGGCTGCAGGAATTCTCCATTCTCAACGCCAAGGCCCCCACTCTGCCCCCGGGGGGCACCGACCCCCACGGCTACTACCAGGTGCCGGGCTCGGTCGCACCCGGGTCACCCCTGGCGGCAGACCCCGCCTGCCTTGGGCAGCCACACACACCCGGCAAACCCACATCGTCATGCACATCTCGAAGCGCGCCCCCGGGGCTGCAGGCCCCGCCCCCCGACGACGTGGACTATGCCACCAACCCGCATGTGAAGCCACCGTACTCCTATGCCACTCTTATCTGCATGGCCATGCAGGCCAGCAAGGCCACCAAGATCACGCTGTCGGCCATCTACAAGTGGATCACGGACAACTTCTGTTACTTTCGCCATGCGGATCCCACCTGGCAG AATTCCATCCGCCACAACCTGTCCCTGAACAAATGCTTCATCAAAGTGCCCCGAGAGAAGGACGAGCCCGGCAAGGGGGGCTTCTGGCGCATCGACCCCCAGTACGCAGAGCGCCTCCTCAGTGGGGCCTTCAAGAAGCGGAGGCTGCCCCCGGTCCACATCCACCCAGCCTTCGCCCGCCAGGCCTCGCAGGAGCCCAGCTCTGCCCCCTGGGGGGGGCCTCTGACCGTGAACACGGAGGCCCAGCAGCTGTTGCGGGAGTTCGAGGAGGCCACCGGGGAGGGGGGCTGGGGCACAGGAGAGGGCAGGCTGGGGCACAAGCGAAAGCAGCCGCTGCCCAAGAGGGTGGCCAAGGTCCTGAGGCCTCCCAGCACGTTGCTGCTGACccaggaggagcagggggagctGGAACCCCTCAAAGGCAACTTTGACTGGGAGGCCATCTTCGAGGCTGGCACGCTGGGTGAAGAGCTGAGTTCGCTGGAGGCCTTGGAGCTGAGCCCCCCGCTGAGCCCCGCCTCTCACGGAGATGTGGACCTGACCGTCCACGGCCGCCACATCGATTGCCCTGCTACCTGGGGCCCTCCGGGGGAGCAGGCTGCCGACAGCCTGGACTTCGATGAGACCTTTCTGGCCACATCCTTCCTCCAGCATCCCTGGGATGAGGGCGGCAGTGGCTGCCTGCCCCCAGAGCCGCTCTTTGAAGCGGGGGATGCCACCCTGGCCGCTGACCTGCAGGACTGGGCCAGTGTGGGGGCCTTCTTGTAA